GTCCCGGGTGAGCGAGGGAGCCTGGCGGAGCTGAGGCGCGGGAGCCTGGGGAGCCGGGCGAGGGTGAGGGAGCCTGGGGAGAAGGTCCCGGGTGAGgcgagggagactggggaggcgAGGGAGCCTGGGGAGAAGGTCCCGGGTGAGGCGAGGGAGCCTGGGGAGCTGGGCGAGTTGAGGGAGCCTGGGGAGAAGGTCCCGGGTGAGGCGAGGGAGCCTGGCGGGCTGAGGCACGGGAGCCTGGGGAGCCGGGCGAGGTGAGGGAGCCTGGGGGAGGCGAGGAGCCTGGGGAGCCGGGCTAGGCGAGGGAGCCTGGGGAGAAGGTCCCGGGTGAGGCGAGGGAGCCTGGGGAGAAGGTCCCGTGCGAGGCGAGAGAGCCTGGGGAGAAGGTCCCGGGTGAGGCGGGGAGCCTGGGGAGAGGTCCCGGGCGAGCGAGGGAGCCTGGGGAGAAGGTCCCGGTCGAGGCGAGGGAGCCTGGGGAGAAGGTCCCGGTCGAGGCGAGGGAGCCTGGGGAGAAGGTCCCGGGCGAGCGAGGAGCCTGGGAGAAGTTCCCGGGTTAGGCGAGGGAGCCTGGGGAGAAGGTCCCAGGCGAGGCGAGGAGCCTGGGGAGAAGGTCCCGGGGCGAGGCGAGGAGCCTGGCGGGCTGAGGCGGGGCATGGCATGGGATCCGAGCGAGGCATGGCGTCAGAGCCTGAGCAAGGCatggcgtgggagcctgacggaAGGTCCCAGGCATGGCGTGGGAGCTGGCCGAGCAAAACGAGGCtttcgagccagctgaggcatagaagcctgacgagccagctgaggcatcccCGATTGCTTCGACAGCGACGCTGTCAAAAAGGAAGAAACGGACAAGACTCCCTGATGCTTCCATTTGTGGTGTCTGCATTCTGTAACGGTTCCGTAACTACAGGCACTGGGAGATGGGACGCAAGTACAGCCCTGGCAACATCTTCTCCACCAGCCCTGGCAACATCTTCTCCACTAGCCCTGGCAACATTTTCTCCACTAGTCCTGGCaacatctcccccctccctggcaacatctcccccctccctggCAACATCTTCTCCACTAGCCCTGGCAACATCTTCTCCACTAGCCCTGGCAACATTTTCTCCACTAGTCCTGGCAACATCTTCCCCCCGTCCTGGCAACATCTTCTCCACTAGCCCTGGCAACATCTTCTCCACTAGCCCTGGCAACATTTTCTCCACTAGTCCTGGCAACATCTTCTCCACTAGCCCTGGCAACATCTTCTCCACTAATCCTGGCAACATCTTCTCCACTAATCCTGGCAACATCTTCTCCACTAGCCCTGGCAACATCCCCCCCTCCCTGGCAACATCTTCTCCACTAGTTCTGGCAACATATTCTCCACTAGTCCTGGCAACATCTTCTCCACCAGCCCGAGCAACATCTTCTCCACTAGCCCTGGCAACATTTTTTCACTAGCCCTGCGGAGCCTTCTCCTCTGCTGAGAAAATAACAGTCAGTTAGTTTCATTCTCACAGCCAGGGAAAACCATACAGGTCTGTCTGTTTGCTTGTCAGACAGAATCACTTGTTTACTTGTTTCCTACGTGTTATCACAGGAACATATCCCATAATCCTTTGTTCCACATCTACCCGGGTCACTTTGACGACCTGACCC
This genomic window from Oncorhynchus masou masou isolate Uvic2021 unplaced genomic scaffold, UVic_Omas_1.1 unplaced_scaffold_10542, whole genome shotgun sequence contains:
- the LOC135528914 gene encoding uncharacterized protein LOC135528914, with product MPRSDPMPCPASARQAPRLAPGPSPQAPRLAWDLLPRLPRLTRELLPGSSLARDLLPRLPRLDRDLLPRLPRLDRDLLPRLPRSPGTSPQAPRLTRDLLPRLSRLARDLLPRLPRLTRDLLPRLPRLARLPRLLASPRLPHLARLPRLPCLSPPGSLASPGTFSPGSLNSPSSPGSLASPGTFSPGSLASPVSLASPGTFSPGSLTLARLPRLPRLSSARLPRSPGTFSPGSLAWPGSPGSLASPGTLAHPGPSPQAPSPCARLPRLPRLTRDLLPRLLA